The nucleotide sequence GTGAAACAGCTAATATTACTAAAACTGTAAATGCAGCTGTAAAACAGGTAAATGACATAGAGTATATAAAGGCCTCGGGTGCATTTATGACTTTGTCGGAACCTTTGAGACAACTTGCTGAGCTGAGATTGGCTCATCCGGAGGCAAGCCTGAAAGAACTCGGTAGTCTGTTAGATGCAAATGTCAGTAAATCAGGGGTTAATCACAGGTTAAGGCGTTTAAGTGAAATAGCTGAAAACCTTAGAAAAAAAGGTTAATGATCAAGAGTGATTAGTTGCCGGATGGTTTCTTAAATGGAGGAGATTTTATGAAGAAACAGACTGTTACAGTATCCATCAATGAGGATATGGATACACGTCCAATTGCAATGCTGGTTCAGGTTGCCAGTCAGTATGATTCGAGCGTTTATATTGAATATGATTCAAAGCATGTTAATGCAAAGAGCATTATGGGTATGATGACACTCGCGTTAAAGAACGGCGATGATGTTGATGTTGTAACTGACGGAGATGACGAGGATGCAGCTTCGGAAGAAATGGTTAAATATCTTAGAGGAGAAGCCATCGCAGTCTGATTAATTACAGTAGGTCATATTATATGAATTCTGTTAATAAAAAAATTTATTTTATCTATAATCCACAAGCCGGAATGGGAAAGATTAGGGAAAATCTCTCGCAGATCATTGAAATCTTTTCAAATTCCGGCTTCGAAGTTACAGTGCGACCTACATCTAAGGCCGGAGATGCAAAATCAGCTACTATAGAAGCAGACGGCAGTTATGATATCATAGCCTGTTCAGGAGGAGACGGAACGCTTGATGATGTCACTGCCGGAATGCTTTTAAGCAAATCAAAAGTGCCTATTGGCTATATCCCGGCGGGAAGTACTAATGACTTCGCCCAATCTTTGAAAATTCCAATGAACATGCTGGATGCAGCTGAAGTTATAGCTCAACGTAACAGCATGGCTTTTGATATGGGAAAATTTAATGACAAATCCTTTGTTTATGTAGCGGCGTTTGGCCTTTTTACGGATGTTTCCTATGAAACAAGCCAGGATATGAAAAATACTTTTGGCCATTTTGCATATATAATAGAAGCTGCTACAAGGCTTCCGCAGATAAGATCTTATCATATGAAAGTTGAGTATGATGGAAAGACCATGGAGGATGATTTTATTCTTGGAATGGTGAGCAATTCTTTATCTGTAGGCGGCATGAAGGATATAACCGGCAATGGAGTTATACTAAATGACGGTCTTTTTGAAGTTACATTAATAAAAAATCCCGTACAGATGCAGGATTTTACCGATATAGCAACGGCAGTATTTACCAGATCGCAGGACAATCGTTTTGTTTTTAACTTCAAGACGAATAAAATAAAGTTCAGTTCTTCGGAGGATGTTCCCTGGACACTTGATGGAGAGTTTGGAGGAAATCCTAAAAACGTATTTCTTGAGAATATGCAATGTGCTCTTGAAATGATTGTGCCAAAGAATGTTTCATTGCCTTGTCTGACAATATAATTCGTGTTATAATTTTAACAGCTTTGTACGGTCATAAATAAAAGACACGTACATCAGAAAGGATGGGAAGACTATGTCATTAGTAGGAACAAAAGAAATGTTCGAAAAAGCTTACAACGGAGGATATGCTGTAGGCGCATTCAATGTCAACAACATGGAAATCGTTCAGGGCATCACGGAGGCAGCAGCAGAGCTTAACTCCCCTGTTATCCTTCAGGCTTCAGCAGGAGCAAGAAAGTATGCAAATTCGATTTACCTTGTAAAGCTTGTTGAGGCAGCTGTAGCACTTCATCCGGAAGTTCCGATCGCTCTTCACTTAGACCACGGCGCTGATTTTGATGTCTGCAAAGATTGTATCGACAGCGGATTTACTTCAGTTATGATCGATGGCTCATCAAAGCCTTATGAAGAGAACGTAGCACTTTCAGCCAAGGTTGCAGAGTATGCACATGCACACAATGTTGTTGTTGAGGCTGAGCTTGGAACACTTGCAGGTGTTGAGGATGACGTATCTGTAGCAGCTGAGAATGCTCAGTATACTGATCCTGATCAGGTTGTTGATTTCGTTAAGAATACAGGTGTTGACTCACTTGCTATCGCTATCGGAACAAGCCACGGTGCTTACAAGTTTAAGCCCGGCACACAGCCCCACATCCGTCTTGATATCCTTGAGGAGATCGTTAAGAAGCTTCCTGGCTTCCCTATCGTTCTTCATGGTTCATCTTCTGTACCTCAGGAGTATGTAAAGATCATCAATGCTAATGGTGGAGCATTACAGGATGCAGTAGGTATCCCTGAGGATCAGCTTAGAGAAGCTGCAAAGAGCGCAGTCTGCAAGATCAACATCGATTCCGATCTTCGTCTTGGTATGACAGCTGGTATTCGTCAGCACTTCACAGAGCATCCTGAGCACTTTGATCCTCGTCAGTACATCGGCGATGGACGTAAGTATGTTAAGGATATTGTTCACCACAAGATCATTAACGTTCTTGGTTCTGAGAATAAGATCTGAGAAAAAGTCTGATAATGACATGCTTAAAGGCATCTTCCAAATGGGAGATGCCTTTTTAATATGCCTTTAAAAGGGAGGATGCCGGGTACTTTCGCACCCGGCAAGTATTATGAAAAAGTTTTTTCTTTGAATTTGTCTTTGTTATTTATCTGATGAATATATAATAAGATATGAAAATGAAAAAAAATAATAATTCAAATGAAGAAATTTAAACGCTTTTATGAACGATAAATGAACAATGAAATTGTAAAAGGTTAGTAGATATATGTATATAATTATATGAATAGTAATATAAAGTCTATTCGATTTGACAAAATCTTTATTCTGCGCTACTATAAAGCGGAAAAGTTTTAATAAAACTATACGCTGATGTAATGAGGGTCGGCGTGCAATTATAAGGGAGGATAATATGGCATCAATAAGGAAAAGAGCAGTAGCACCTGCAGTTCCTGCAAGCGCTGTAAAAGCTGAGGAAAAGAAGGTCGAGGCTGCAAAACCGGAACTTGTAAAGGTTGTTGAAACTAAAAAAGAAGCAGACAAGGCTGAGAAAAAGGCTCCTGCAAAGAAAGCAGCAGCTAAAAAAGCTCCTGTAAAGGCAGCAGCAAAGACTGTTGAGACAGCTTTATATCTTCAGTTCCAGGGAAGAGAAGTATCAAAAGATCAGCTCGAGGAAAGACTTAAGGAAGTCTGGACAAAGGATATGGGCAAGGATCTTGCTGATATCAAGAAGATGACTTTTTATGTTAAGCCTGAAGAGTCTACAGCATATTTCGTAGTTAATGATGAAGTTGAGGGCAGCTTCGCAATTTGATTTTGAGTAGTAATTACATGAATAAAATTAAAGATTTTTTTGCTGCCGGGTACGATAGCACCCGGCAGTATTTCGTTAATAATTTAAAATTTGTATCTCTAATTTCAATTCCGGCAATAATTTATACAGTTTATCTCCTGTCTAAGATGATTGGACATACGTTTACAGATGTCAATATTCCAAATGAATACAGAGAAGCTGCAAATGTTCTACTGACAAGTGAATTTTTGAAAGGAAATAATATATATTCAATAGAGGCGCTTAATTCGGATCTGCCTCCTATGATATATCTATATGGTCCGTTATATTCTCTTGTTACAGCTTTTTTTGGAATATTTGTAAAAACAGATATTGTTCTTCTACATTATTTCGTAACTTTTGCATGTATAGTGGGATCGGCTTTCCTTGCGGCGGCATTAGTTAAAAAGCATAGCAGATCAATGGCAGCGCCTGTTCTTGCATTTTTATTTAC is from Lachnospiraceae bacterium C1.1 and encodes:
- the fba gene encoding class II fructose-1,6-bisphosphate aldolase, which gives rise to MSLVGTKEMFEKAYNGGYAVGAFNVNNMEIVQGITEAAAELNSPVILQASAGARKYANSIYLVKLVEAAVALHPEVPIALHLDHGADFDVCKDCIDSGFTSVMIDGSSKPYEENVALSAKVAEYAHAHNVVVEAELGTLAGVEDDVSVAAENAQYTDPDQVVDFVKNTGVDSLAIAIGTSHGAYKFKPGTQPHIRLDILEEIVKKLPGFPIVLHGSSSVPQEYVKIINANGGALQDAVGIPEDQLREAAKSAVCKINIDSDLRLGMTAGIRQHFTEHPEHFDPRQYIGDGRKYVKDIVHHKIINVLGSENKI
- a CDS encoding HPr family phosphocarrier protein, whose amino-acid sequence is MKKQTVTVSINEDMDTRPIAMLVQVASQYDSSVYIEYDSKHVNAKSIMGMMTLALKNGDDVDVVTDGDDEDAASEEMVKYLRGEAIAV
- a CDS encoding DUF6465 family protein codes for the protein MASIRKRAVAPAVPASAVKAEEKKVEAAKPELVKVVETKKEADKAEKKAPAKKAAAKKAPVKAAAKTVETALYLQFQGREVSKDQLEERLKEVWTKDMGKDLADIKKMTFYVKPEESTAYFVVNDEVEGSFAI
- a CDS encoding diacylglycerol kinase family lipid kinase; amino-acid sequence: MNSVNKKIYFIYNPQAGMGKIRENLSQIIEIFSNSGFEVTVRPTSKAGDAKSATIEADGSYDIIACSGGDGTLDDVTAGMLLSKSKVPIGYIPAGSTNDFAQSLKIPMNMLDAAEVIAQRNSMAFDMGKFNDKSFVYVAAFGLFTDVSYETSQDMKNTFGHFAYIIEAATRLPQIRSYHMKVEYDGKTMEDDFILGMVSNSLSVGGMKDITGNGVILNDGLFEVTLIKNPVQMQDFTDIATAVFTRSQDNRFVFNFKTNKIKFSSSEDVPWTLDGEFGGNPKNVFLENMQCALEMIVPKNVSLPCLTI